The Marinobacter bohaiensis genome segment CGCGAATCTGGGTGCACCTCACACCAAGGCAATGGGTGGCGGGCTTTTCGAGATTCGCGCAAGAGCCAAGGAAGGGATCGGGAGAGGGTTTTACTGCTATATGAAGGGTGAAGCGGTCATGGTGCTTCACGCCTTCGTCAAGAAGACCCAGAAAACGCCTTTGAAAGAGCTGAGGCTTGCGCAAGAGCGGCTTCGGGAGGTGAAACAGTATGAGTCTTAAGGCACTTAAGCAGAAAGCA includes the following:
- a CDS encoding type II toxin-antitoxin system RelE/ParE family toxin encodes the protein MTWDVRFYGDVQQDILGMPPKIQARMIRLLEMIEKYGANLGAPHTKAMGGGLFEIRARAKEGIGRGFYCYMKGEAVMVLHAFVKKTQKTPLKELRLAQERLREVKQYES